In Candidatus Dormiibacterota bacterium, one genomic interval encodes:
- a CDS encoding aminodeoxychorismate/anthranilate synthase component II translates to MSAGSLRGVVAVVDNYDSFTYNLVQYLGELGAPTAVFRNDAVAVEALAAMEPAAVVISPGPCDPDQAGISLEVVARMGATTPLLGVCLGHQAVGQAYGGRVVRAPQVMHGKVSEIHHDGAGILEGLPRPFAATRYHSLVVERASLPACLEVTAWTADGLVMGLRHREHPVEGVQFHPESIATRCGHELLRGFLRRAGMPGLAGAPA, encoded by the coding sequence GTGAGCGCGGGTTCGCTGCGCGGGGTTGTGGCCGTGGTCGACAACTACGACTCCTTCACCTACAACCTGGTGCAGTACCTGGGCGAGCTGGGCGCCCCCACCGCGGTGTTCCGCAACGACGCCGTGGCCGTCGAGGCCCTGGCCGCGATGGAGCCGGCCGCGGTGGTGATCTCCCCCGGGCCCTGCGACCCCGACCAGGCGGGGATCTCGCTCGAGGTGGTGGCCAGGATGGGCGCGACCACGCCGCTGCTCGGCGTCTGCCTCGGCCACCAGGCGGTGGGGCAGGCGTATGGTGGGCGGGTGGTGCGCGCCCCCCAGGTGATGCACGGGAAGGTGAGCGAGATCCATCACGACGGTGCCGGAATCCTCGAGGGCCTGCCCCGGCCCTTCGCCGCCACCCGCTATCACTCCCTGGTGGTGGAGCGGGCATCCCTGCCCGCCTGCCTCGAGGTCACCGCCTGGACCGCCGACGGCCTGGTGATGGGGCTCCGCCACCGTGAGCACCCGGTCGAGGGGGTGCAGTTCCACCCCGAGTCCATCGCCACCCGCTGCGGCCACGAGCTGCTCCGCGGCTTCCTGCGCCGCGCCGGGATGCCCGGCCTCGCCGGGGCGCCGGCATGA
- a CDS encoding indole-3-glycerol phosphate synthase TrpC encodes MSRLGALEEIVARKHAEVAALRPRAAELWALAEAAPPVRPLEAALRGGRIVAEMKRRSPSGGSLRPELDCAATARAYEAAGAAALSVLTDGPGFGGSLDDLVAARGATALPVLRKDFVVDPLQVVEARVVGADAVLLIVAVLGPAGVDECLEAAARCRIAALVEAHEAEEVAIAVAADAALVGINNRDLRTLRTDLATFARLRALVPPGTLCVAESGVRDAADAARLVADGADAVLCGEALMRAGEPGGRCSEFAAAARAAALERAPL; translated from the coding sequence ATGAGCCGGCTCGGCGCGCTCGAGGAGATCGTGGCCCGCAAGCACGCCGAGGTGGCGGCGCTGCGCCCTCGCGCCGCCGAGCTCTGGGCGCTCGCCGAGGCGGCCCCGCCGGTTCGCCCGCTGGAGGCGGCGCTGCGCGGCGGCAGGATCGTCGCGGAGATGAAGCGCCGATCCCCGAGCGGGGGGTCGCTCCGCCCCGAGCTCGACTGCGCCGCGACCGCCCGCGCCTACGAGGCCGCCGGCGCCGCCGCGCTCTCGGTGTTGACCGACGGCCCCGGCTTCGGCGGCTCGCTCGACGACCTGGTCGCCGCCCGCGGGGCCACCGCGCTGCCGGTGCTGCGCAAGGACTTCGTCGTCGACCCGCTCCAGGTCGTCGAGGCCCGGGTGGTCGGCGCCGACGCGGTGCTGCTGATCGTCGCCGTGCTCGGCCCCGCGGGCGTCGACGAGTGCCTCGAGGCGGCGGCGCGCTGCCGGATCGCCGCCCTGGTCGAGGCCCACGAGGCCGAGGAGGTTGCGATCGCCGTCGCCGCCGACGCCGCCCTGGTGGGCATCAACAACCGCGACCTCCGCACCCTGCGCACCGACCTGGCCACCTTCGCGCGGCTGCGCGCGCTGGTGCCGCCGGGCACCCTCTGCGTCGCCGAGTCGGGGGTGAGGGACGCCGCCGACGCCGCCCGGCTGGTGGCCGACGGAGCCGACGCGGTGCTCTGCGGCGAGGCGCTGATGCGCGCCGGCGAGCCCGGCGGGCGCTGCTCCGAGTTCGCCGCCGCCGCCCGCGCCGCGGCGTTGGAGCGTGCACCCCTGTGA
- a CDS encoding phosphoribosylanthranilate isomerase, with protein sequence MIVKVCGVRTAEVAEAAVEAGAGLVGLVFVERSPRHVDDRAADAVREAVAGRADLVGVLVEPTAALCDHLAARHRLAAVQVHGEVDPGLVAETAVPVIRALNVRSAAHAYTDPWWPASLLLLDSAPEDATALPGGTGRRLPAEWAAEVARHRPVILAGGLRPDTVADAIAAVRPRGVDASSGLESAPGVKDPALVRAFVRTARAAFDLLAAAPAAAGERR encoded by the coding sequence GTGATCGTGAAGGTGTGCGGGGTCCGCACCGCCGAGGTCGCCGAGGCCGCCGTCGAGGCCGGCGCCGGCCTGGTCGGGCTGGTGTTCGTCGAGCGCAGCCCGCGGCACGTCGACGACCGCGCCGCCGACGCCGTCCGCGAGGCGGTGGCGGGGCGCGCCGACCTCGTCGGGGTGCTGGTCGAGCCCACCGCGGCGCTCTGCGACCACCTCGCCGCCCGCCACCGGCTCGCCGCGGTGCAGGTCCACGGCGAGGTCGATCCCGGGCTGGTCGCCGAGACCGCGGTGCCGGTGATCCGCGCCCTCAACGTCCGCAGCGCCGCCCACGCCTACACCGACCCGTGGTGGCCGGCCTCCCTGCTCCTCCTCGACTCCGCGCCCGAGGACGCCACCGCGCTGCCCGGGGGCACCGGCCGCCGCCTCCCCGCCGAGTGGGCCGCCGAGGTCGCCCGCCACCGCCCGGTGATCCTGGCCGGCGGGCTGCGTCCGGACACCGTCGCCGACGCCATCGCCGCGGTCAGACCCCGCGGGGTCGACGCCTCCAGCGGCCTGGAGAGCGCCCCGGGGGTGAAGGACCCGGCGCTGGTCCGCGCCTTCGTGCGCACCGCCCGGGCGGCGTTCGACCTGCTCGCGGCGGCGCCGGCGGCGGCGGGGGAGAGGCGGTGA
- the trpB gene encoding tryptophan synthase subunit beta yields the protein MREPSASPGRFGRFGGAYVPETLVPALAELTAASEEALSDPEFRDDLRGWLRDYGGRPTPLTQAGRLTRHHGGAGIWLKREDLLHTGAHKLNNALGQVLLARRMGKRRIIAETGAGQHGLATATACACFGLDCIVYMGEEDMRRQSLNVYKMRLLGAEVREVRTGSRTLKDATNEAIRDWVTNVRDTHYVIGSAVGPHPYPTLVRDLQRVIGDEARSQAMERWGRLPDAVVACVGGGSNAIGIFTAFVDEPAVRLVGVEAAGRSLDSGEHAAPLSAGRPGVLHGSYSYLMQDGDGQVIATHSVSAGLDYPGVGPEHSWLRDTDRAEYRSATDDEALAAFHLLCRLEGILPALESSHALSAAGKIAAAMPPDGIVLVCLSGRGDKDIDTVREHSSTEMIR from the coding sequence GTGAGGGAGCCGTCGGCGTCCCCGGGCCGCTTCGGCCGCTTCGGCGGCGCCTACGTGCCCGAGACCCTGGTGCCCGCCCTCGCGGAGCTGACCGCGGCCTCGGAGGAGGCGCTCTCCGATCCCGAGTTCCGCGACGACCTGCGCGGCTGGCTGCGCGACTACGGCGGCCGGCCGACGCCGCTCACCCAGGCGGGACGGCTGACCCGGCACCACGGCGGTGCCGGCATCTGGCTGAAGCGCGAGGACCTGCTCCACACCGGCGCCCACAAGCTCAACAACGCGCTCGGGCAGGTGCTGCTCGCCCGCCGCATGGGCAAGCGCCGGATCATCGCCGAGACCGGCGCCGGTCAGCACGGCCTCGCCACCGCCACCGCCTGCGCCTGCTTCGGCCTCGACTGCATCGTGTACATGGGCGAGGAGGACATGCGCCGGCAGTCCCTCAACGTCTACAAGATGCGGCTGCTCGGGGCCGAGGTGCGCGAGGTGCGCACCGGCTCGCGCACCCTCAAGGACGCCACCAACGAGGCGATCCGCGACTGGGTGACCAACGTGCGCGACACCCACTACGTGATCGGCAGCGCGGTGGGCCCGCACCCCTATCCCACCCTGGTCCGCGACCTCCAGCGGGTGATCGGCGACGAGGCCCGTTCCCAGGCGATGGAGCGGTGGGGACGGCTGCCCGACGCCGTCGTCGCCTGCGTCGGCGGCGGCAGCAACGCGATCGGCATCTTCACCGCCTTCGTCGACGAGCCCGCGGTGCGCCTGGTCGGGGTGGAGGCGGCGGGGCGCAGCCTCGACAGCGGCGAGCACGCGGCGCCGCTCAGCGCCGGGCGCCCCGGGGTGCTCCACGGCTCCTACAGCTACCTGATGCAGGACGGCGACGGCCAGGTGATCGCCACCCACTCGGTGAGCGCCGGCCTCGACTACCCGGGGGTGGGACCGGAGCACAGCTGGCTGCGCGACACCGACCGCGCCGAGTATCGCTCCGCCACCGACGACGAGGCGCTCGCCGCCTTCCACCTGCTCTGCCGGCTCGAGGGCATCCTCCCGGCGCTGGAGTCGAGCCACGCCCTCAGCGCCGCGGGGAAGATCGCCGCGGCGATGCCTCCCGACGGGATCGTGCTGGTCTGCCTCAGCGGCCGCGGCGACAAGGACATCGATACCGTGCGCGAGCACTCGAGCACCGAGATGATCCGGTGA
- the trpA gene encoding tryptophan synthase subunit alpha, which translates to MSVATPASRLAAAFARREPDSLPGLIPFVTAGFPNRDDTPALLAAIEAAGCLAAEVGIPFSDPLADGPTIQRASQQALANGVTVSRALAAVAEARDRGLTIPVAFMTYVNPVLAYGLERFCAAAAEVGAEAVIVPDLPDDEAAQLRDAADAAGLALILLVAPTTTAARLEAACRRATGFVYCVSVTGVTGARAHISQEAIDLLARVRTVTTLPRALGFGLSRHEHVRALRGRAEAAVVASALIDRIGQTPNAPVAATERFLAEMLGESR; encoded by the coding sequence GTGAGCGTGGCCACCCCCGCCTCCCGGCTCGCCGCGGCCTTCGCCCGGCGCGAGCCCGACAGCCTCCCCGGGCTGATCCCGTTCGTCACCGCGGGGTTCCCCAACCGAGACGACACCCCTGCGCTGCTCGCCGCCATCGAGGCCGCCGGCTGCCTCGCCGCCGAGGTCGGCATCCCCTTCAGCGATCCCCTGGCCGACGGGCCCACGATCCAGCGCGCCTCGCAGCAGGCGCTCGCCAACGGCGTCACCGTGTCCCGGGCGCTGGCGGCGGTCGCCGAGGCCCGCGACCGGGGGCTGACCATCCCGGTGGCGTTCATGACCTACGTCAACCCGGTGCTCGCCTACGGCCTGGAGCGCTTCTGCGCCGCGGCGGCGGAGGTGGGCGCGGAGGCGGTGATCGTCCCCGATCTCCCCGACGACGAGGCGGCGCAGCTGCGCGACGCGGCGGACGCGGCCGGGCTTGCCCTAATCTTGCTGGTCGCGCCCACCACGACCGCGGCCAGGCTCGAGGCCGCCTGTCGCCGGGCGACCGGCTTCGTCTACTGCGTCAGCGTCACCGGCGTCACCGGGGCGCGGGCGCACATCTCCCAGGAGGCGATCGACCTGCTCGCGCGCGTCCGGACCGTCACCACCCTGCCCCGTGCCCTCGGCTTCGGCCTCTCCCGGCACGAGCACGTGCGGGCCCTGCGCGGCCGCGCCGAGGCCGCGGTGGTGGCCTCGGCGCTGATCGATCGGATCGGCCAGACGCCCAACGCCCCGGTGGCCGCCACCGAGCGCTTCCTCGCCGAGATGCTGGGGGAGAGCCGATGA
- the aroH gene encoding chorismate mutase → MTAVRGLRGATTVEADDPAAIVEATREMLAELIEANRIDPEQVAGAWFTTSPDLHSEFPAVAARQLGWVDVPLICGQEMDVPYANSRSIPRCVRVLILVNTERGQREVRHVYLRGARAIKEELERARTGQLPEPATASHGQRPSEVHR, encoded by the coding sequence ATGACGGCGGTGCGCGGCCTCCGCGGGGCCACCACGGTGGAGGCGGACGATCCGGCGGCGATCGTCGAGGCCACCCGGGAGATGCTCGCCGAGCTCATCGAGGCCAACCGCATCGACCCGGAGCAGGTGGCCGGCGCCTGGTTCACCACCTCGCCCGACCTGCACAGCGAGTTCCCTGCGGTCGCCGCGCGCCAGCTCGGCTGGGTCGACGTCCCCCTGATCTGCGGACAGGAGATGGACGTCCCCTACGCGAACTCGCGCAGCATCCCCCGCTGCGTGCGGGTCCTCATCCTCGTCAACACCGAGCGCGGCCAGCGCGAGGTGCGCCACGTCTACCTGCGCGGCGCGCGCGCCATCAAAGAGGAGCTGGAGCGCGCCCGCACCGGTCAGCTGCCCGAGCCCGCCACCGCCAGCCACGGTCAGCGGCCCTCCGAGGTCCATCGATGA
- the aroF gene encoding 3-deoxy-7-phosphoheptulonate synthase — protein sequence MKSGASRSDIDRICGKVEARGLKTHLSEGEDRTVIGVIGHDPFSVKDAFTHDPSVEDVVRITKPYKLSGREFRRADTVITLPNGLTIGGDEVVLMAGPCSVESEEMLLETARAVRDGGGHILRGGAFKPRTSPYAFQGLGRAGLQHLAEARRQTGLPVVTEVMTPSEVEWVAEIADIVQIGARNMQNFDLLREVGRHTRPVLLKRGLSNTIEEWLLSAEYVLSQGNYNVILCERGIRTFETMTRNTLDIACVPLLEELSHLPVIIDPSHGTGRWSMVAACARAAVAAGADGVMIEVHPRPDEALSDGPQSLTPQNFAALVPQLRRVAAAVGKRLAEPVRTGADTAVAG from the coding sequence ATGAAGTCCGGCGCCAGCCGATCCGACATCGACCGCATCTGCGGAAAGGTCGAGGCGCGGGGCCTCAAGACCCACCTCAGCGAGGGCGAGGACCGCACCGTGATCGGCGTGATCGGCCACGACCCGTTCTCGGTGAAGGACGCCTTCACCCACGATCCCTCGGTCGAGGACGTGGTCCGCATCACCAAGCCGTACAAGCTGAGCGGCCGCGAGTTCCGCCGCGCCGACACCGTGATCACCCTGCCCAACGGGCTCACCATCGGCGGCGACGAGGTCGTGCTCATGGCCGGCCCGTGCAGCGTCGAGAGCGAGGAGATGCTGCTGGAGACCGCCCGCGCGGTTCGCGACGGCGGCGGCCACATCCTCCGCGGCGGCGCCTTCAAACCGCGGACCTCCCCCTACGCCTTCCAGGGCCTGGGACGGGCCGGGCTGCAGCACCTCGCCGAGGCGCGACGCCAGACCGGGCTGCCGGTGGTCACCGAGGTGATGACCCCGAGCGAGGTGGAGTGGGTCGCCGAGATCGCCGACATCGTCCAGATCGGCGCCCGCAACATGCAGAACTTCGACCTGCTCCGCGAGGTCGGCCGCCACACCCGCCCGGTGCTGCTCAAGCGCGGCCTCAGCAACACCATCGAGGAGTGGCTGCTCAGCGCCGAGTACGTGCTCTCCCAGGGGAACTACAACGTCATCCTCTGCGAGCGGGGCATCCGCACCTTCGAGACCATGACCCGCAACACCCTGGACATCGCCTGCGTGCCGCTGCTCGAGGAGCTCAGCCACCTGCCGGTGATCATCGACCCCTCCCACGGCACCGGCCGCTGGTCGATGGTGGCCGCCTGCGCCCGCGCCGCGGTCGCCGCCGGCGCCGACGGGGTGATGATCGAGGTCCACCCGCGTCCCGACGAGGCGCTCTCCGACGGCCCCCAGTCGCTCACCCCGCAGAACTTCGCCGCGCTGGTGCCGCAGCTGCGCCGGGTGGCGGCGGCGGTGGGGAAGCGGCTCGCCGAGCCGGTGCGGACCGGCGCCGACACCGCCGTTGCCGGGTAG
- a CDS encoding prephenate dehydrogenase/arogenate dehydrogenase family protein produces MTADAAPPPGSVAVVGLGLIGGSLLAALRERLPGVRRIGVARRAETARRALDDGLCDAAGIGAELLGGAEVVVLCTPVDAMDGWLRRCADIAPEALVTDCGSTKAWVCERGAALLGEGRFLGGHPMAGRESSGYEAAEAGLFAGCTWVVTPRREADLDGFAPWLAVVEALGAHLEVLDAATHDAAVAAISHLPLALSAALVHAAATGPAWPAAQRLAASGFRDMARLAGGDPAMYAAIARTNPAAMLGVLDLLLAELGTLRGVLESGEGGQEWFAAARELRAGWLAGRAAAGRPVR; encoded by the coding sequence GTGACCGCGGACGCGGCTCCGCCGCCGGGCAGCGTCGCGGTGGTGGGGCTGGGGCTGATCGGCGGCTCGCTGCTCGCCGCGCTCCGCGAGCGGCTGCCCGGGGTGCGCCGCATCGGCGTGGCCCGGCGCGCCGAGACCGCCCGCCGCGCCCTCGACGACGGCCTCTGCGACGCCGCCGGCATCGGGGCCGAACTGCTCGGCGGCGCCGAGGTGGTGGTGCTCTGCACCCCCGTCGACGCCATGGACGGCTGGCTGCGACGCTGCGCCGACATCGCGCCGGAGGCCCTGGTCACCGACTGCGGCAGCACCAAGGCGTGGGTGTGCGAGCGGGGTGCGGCGCTTCTCGGCGAGGGCCGGTTCCTCGGCGGCCACCCCATGGCGGGGCGGGAGAGCAGCGGCTACGAGGCCGCCGAGGCCGGGCTCTTCGCCGGCTGCACCTGGGTGGTGACCCCTCGCCGCGAGGCCGACCTCGACGGGTTCGCCCCCTGGCTGGCGGTCGTGGAGGCGCTCGGCGCCCACCTCGAGGTGCTCGACGCCGCCACCCACGACGCCGCCGTCGCCGCCATCTCCCACCTGCCCCTCGCCCTCAGCGCCGCCCTGGTCCACGCCGCCGCCACCGGCCCGGCGTGGCCCGCGGCGCAGCGGCTGGCGGCGAGCGGCTTCCGCGACATGGCCCGGCTGGCGGGCGGCGACCCGGCGATGTACGCGGCGATCGCCCGCACCAACCCGGCGGCGATGCTCGGGGTCCTCGACCTGCTCCTCGCCGAGCTGGGAACGCTCCGGGGGGTGCTGGAGAGCGGCGAGGGCGGCCAGGAGTGGTTCGCCGCCGCTCGCGAGCTCCGCGCCGGATGGCTCGCCGGGCGGGCGGCCGCGGGCAGGCCGGTCCGGTGA
- the aroA gene encoding 3-phosphoshikimate 1-carboxyvinyltransferase — protein MTVVRLEPARHVGGEITVPGDKSISHRVLLLGAVASGRSFLGNLSPAADVASTASCLAACGAWLRLFDDGKWVLDGAGVGRTLRTPEADLDCGNSGTTMRLLSGLLAGHPLEAVLDGDASLRRRPMRRVAVPLELMGAAVEPSAGGTAPLRVRGRFPLRPVVYELPVASAQLKSAVLLAGLAADGPTTVVEPAPSRDHTERLLRLCEVPVAVEGGRVTVTPAPLQPFGLRVPGDLSSAAFLLALAAARPGWRVRCPGVTLNPGRTGVLEVLRAMGAEVGVEPGPDAGGVEPVGDVEVRGAPLRAVTIAGDLVPRLIDELPVLAVLATQAEGTTVIRDAAELRAKESDRIALVAAGLRALGAGCEEAPDGLAVQGPVRLRAAALDAHGDHRLAMAWAVAACLAGEGGVTTIAGAECVAVSYPRFFEDLGRLTGGCGEG, from the coding sequence GTGACCGTGGTGCGCCTGGAGCCGGCCCGGCACGTCGGCGGCGAGATCACCGTGCCCGGCGACAAGTCGATCAGCCATCGGGTCCTGCTGCTCGGGGCCGTCGCCTCGGGCCGCAGCTTCCTCGGCAACCTCTCCCCGGCGGCCGACGTGGCCAGCACCGCGAGCTGCCTCGCCGCCTGCGGCGCCTGGCTGCGCCTCTTCGACGACGGGAAGTGGGTGCTCGACGGCGCCGGGGTGGGCCGCACCCTCCGCACCCCCGAGGCCGACCTCGACTGCGGCAACTCCGGCACCACGATGCGGCTGCTCAGCGGGCTGCTCGCCGGGCACCCCCTGGAGGCGGTGCTCGACGGCGACGCCTCGCTGCGGCGGCGGCCGATGCGCCGGGTGGCGGTGCCCCTGGAGCTGATGGGCGCGGCGGTCGAGCCCTCCGCCGGGGGCACCGCCCCGCTGCGGGTGCGCGGTCGCTTCCCGCTGCGCCCGGTCGTCTACGAGCTGCCGGTGGCGAGCGCCCAGCTGAAGTCGGCGGTGCTGCTGGCCGGCCTCGCCGCCGACGGGCCCACCACCGTGGTCGAGCCGGCGCCGAGCCGCGACCACACCGAGCGGCTGCTCCGGCTCTGCGAGGTGCCGGTGGCGGTCGAGGGCGGGCGGGTGACGGTCACCCCCGCACCGCTCCAGCCCTTCGGCCTGCGCGTGCCCGGCGACCTCAGCTCCGCCGCCTTCCTGCTGGCGCTGGCGGCGGCCCGCCCCGGCTGGCGGGTGCGCTGTCCCGGGGTCACCCTCAACCCCGGCCGCACCGGTGTGCTCGAGGTGCTGCGGGCGATGGGCGCGGAGGTGGGCGTCGAGCCCGGGCCCGACGCCGGCGGGGTCGAGCCGGTGGGCGACGTCGAGGTGCGCGGGGCGCCGCTGCGGGCGGTGACCATCGCCGGCGACCTCGTCCCCCGGCTCATCGACGAGCTGCCGGTGCTCGCGGTGCTCGCCACCCAGGCGGAGGGCACCACGGTGATCCGCGACGCGGCGGAGCTGCGCGCCAAGGAGAGCGACCGCATCGCGCTGGTCGCCGCCGGCCTGCGCGCCCTCGGCGCCGGGTGCGAGGAGGCGCCCGACGGACTCGCCGTCCAGGGCCCGGTGCGGCTGCGCGCCGCCGCCCTCGACGCCCACGGCGACCACCGCCTCGCCATGGCCTGGGCGGTCGCCGCCTGCCTCGCCGGCGAGGGCGGGGTCACCACCATCGCCGGCGCCGAGTGCGTCGCCGTCTCCTATCCGCGCTTCTTCGAGGACCTCGGCCGGCTGACCGGAGGCTGTGGCGAGGGGTGA
- a CDS encoding GAF domain-containing sensor histidine kinase, with protein MAILPPRRAESDSDHLELLHRVSSVLGASPDMDATMDAVLRAMVLVLPFDTASLFLLDRDGHLRICAALGYELDGQDPRVFPVGSGVVGWVVANRTPALVRDSERDGRFEAFDGRTPRSLLAVPLAVGERVLGSLCLVRRQPVAPFAETDTTLVATIANSAALALENARLHEQERALRLRLEELNQLYAQERRLVEQLERHDRVYSSVVSTVSHELRTPLMGIQGFARMIRDGDVDGDEVRDFASEIHDNAVRLGRYVCGILSEDAVERGSVNLELREVRLRPLADRVLRSFAPMTRGTHQLVNDVPADLPSVRGDADRLTQIAFNLVSNAVKYSPMGGRVRVWARPAEGGRVEVGVDDEGIGIPVDSQSRVFERFYRVATPETRGITGAGVGLSIVKGLVDLHGGSITFESEPGRGSSFRVRLPQWVYFPPAADYGELPALSRPSR; from the coding sequence ATGGCCATCCTCCCGCCCCGACGCGCCGAGAGCGACAGCGATCATCTGGAGCTGCTCCATCGGGTCAGCAGCGTCCTCGGCGCCTCGCCCGACATGGACGCGACCATGGACGCCGTCCTCCGCGCCATGGTGCTGGTGCTGCCCTTCGACACCGCCAGCCTCTTCCTCCTCGACCGCGACGGCCACCTGCGGATCTGCGCCGCGCTCGGCTACGAGCTCGACGGCCAGGACCCGCGGGTGTTCCCGGTGGGGTCGGGCGTGGTCGGCTGGGTGGTCGCCAACCGCACCCCGGCGCTGGTGCGCGACTCCGAGCGCGACGGCCGCTTCGAGGCCTTCGACGGGCGCACCCCGCGCTCGCTGCTCGCCGTCCCGCTGGCCGTGGGCGAGCGCGTGCTCGGCTCCCTCTGCCTGGTCCGCCGGCAGCCGGTGGCCCCCTTCGCCGAGACCGACACGACCCTGGTGGCGACGATCGCGAACAGCGCCGCGCTGGCCCTCGAGAACGCCCGGCTCCACGAGCAGGAGCGGGCGCTGCGGCTGCGCCTCGAGGAGCTCAACCAGCTCTACGCCCAGGAGCGTCGCCTGGTCGAGCAGCTGGAGCGGCACGACCGGGTGTACAGCTCGGTGGTGAGCACCGTCTCCCACGAGCTGCGCACCCCGCTGATGGGCATCCAGGGCTTCGCACGGATGATCCGCGACGGCGACGTCGACGGCGACGAGGTGCGCGACTTCGCCTCCGAGATCCACGACAACGCGGTGCGGCTGGGCCGCTACGTCTGCGGCATCCTCTCCGAGGACGCGGTGGAGCGCGGCAGCGTCAACCTCGAGCTCCGCGAGGTCCGGCTGCGGCCGCTCGCCGACCGGGTGCTCCGCTCCTTCGCGCCGATGACCCGGGGCACCCACCAGCTGGTCAACGACGTCCCCGCCGACCTGCCGTCGGTGCGCGGCGACGCCGACCGGCTGACCCAGATCGCGTTCAACCTGGTCAGCAACGCGGTGAAGTACAGCCCCATGGGCGGACGCGTCCGGGTGTGGGCCCGCCCCGCCGAGGGCGGGAGGGTCGAGGTCGGCGTCGACGACGAGGGCATCGGCATCCCCGTCGACTCGCAGTCGCGGGTGTTCGAGCGCTTCTACCGGGTGGCCACGCCCGAGACCCGGGGCATCACCGGCGCCGGCGTCGGCCTGTCCATCGTCAAGGGCCTGGTCGACCTCCACGGCGGCAGCATCACCTTCGAGTCCGAGCCGGGTCGGGGCAGCAGCTTCCGGGTCCGGCTGCCCCAGTGGGTCTACTTCCCGCCGGCGGCCGACTACGGCGAGCTCCCCGCCCTCTCCCGCCCCTCTCGCTGA
- the leuC gene encoding 3-isopropylmalate dehydratase large subunit — MATTLFDRIWSRHLVHEDRGTALLYVDLHLVHEVTSPQAFESLRMAGRRVRRPDLTVATMDHNVPTTDPSLPVADLTAKRQMDTLLANCREFGIPCFGMGDPRQGIVHIIGPELGLTQPGMTIVCGDSHTATHGAFGALAFGIGTSEVEHVLATQTLVQRRPQTMEVRIDGERGFGVTAKDLILGVIGAIGVDGAVGHVIEYTGEAIRALSMEGRMTVCNMSIEGGARAGMIAPDDTTVAYLAERPAVPRGAAWDEAVAAWRELRSDEGAAFDRSIRIDAATVAPHATWGTNPAQVAPISGAVPDPDQWENPSDRAAVRRSLEYMGLVAGTPLQEIAIDRVFIGSCTNGRIEDLRAAAAVVRGRRVASTVRAMVVPGSMKVKRQAEAEGLDQLFRDAGFEWRQPGCSMCLGMNPDVLAEGERCASTSNRNFEGRQGKGGRTHLLSPEMAAAAAVAGHLADVRELGPVSPAEVA, encoded by the coding sequence ATGGCAACCACCCTCTTCGACAGGATCTGGAGCCGCCACCTGGTTCACGAGGACCGGGGCACCGCCCTCCTCTACGTCGACCTCCACCTCGTCCACGAGGTCACCTCCCCGCAGGCCTTCGAGTCGCTGCGGATGGCCGGCCGGCGGGTGCGGCGCCCCGACCTGACGGTGGCGACCATGGACCACAACGTCCCCACCACGGACCCGTCGCTTCCGGTGGCGGACCTCACCGCGAAGCGCCAGATGGACACGCTGCTGGCCAACTGCCGCGAGTTCGGCATCCCCTGCTTCGGGATGGGCGACCCGCGCCAGGGGATCGTGCACATCATCGGCCCCGAGCTCGGCCTCACCCAGCCGGGCATGACCATCGTCTGCGGCGACTCCCACACCGCCACCCACGGCGCCTTCGGTGCCCTCGCCTTCGGGATCGGCACCAGCGAGGTCGAGCACGTGCTCGCCACCCAGACCCTGGTCCAGCGCCGGCCCCAGACCATGGAGGTGCGGATCGACGGTGAGCGCGGCTTCGGGGTGACCGCCAAGGACCTGATCCTCGGAGTGATCGGCGCCATCGGAGTCGACGGCGCGGTCGGCCACGTCATCGAGTACACCGGCGAGGCGATCCGCGCCCTCTCCATGGAGGGGCGGATGACGGTCTGCAACATGTCGATCGAGGGCGGTGCCCGGGCCGGGATGATCGCCCCCGACGACACCACCGTGGCCTACCTGGCCGAGCGGCCCGCGGTGCCCCGGGGCGCCGCCTGGGACGAGGCGGTCGCCGCCTGGCGCGAGCTCCGCAGCGACGAGGGCGCCGCCTTCGACCGCAGCATCCGCATCGACGCCGCGACGGTGGCGCCACACGCCACCTGGGGCACCAACCCGGCGCAGGTGGCGCCGATCTCCGGCGCCGTCCCCGACCCCGACCAGTGGGAGAACCCCAGCGACCGGGCCGCGGTGCGCCGCTCGCTCGAGTACATGGGGCTGGTGGCCGGGACGCCCCTCCAGGAGATCGCCATCGACCGGGTCTTCATCGGCTCCTGCACCAACGGGCGCATCGAGGACCTGCGCGCCGCCGCCGCGGTGGTGCGCGGTCGCCGGGTCGCGTCCACGGTGCGCGCCATGGTGGTGCCCGGGTCGATGAAGGTGAAGCGGCAGGCCGAGGCCGAGGGGCTCGACCAGCTCTTCCGCGACGCCGGCTTCGAGTGGCGCCAGCCGGGCTGCTCGATGTGCCTGGGGATGAACCCGGACGTGCTCGCCGAGGGCGAGCGCTGCGCCTCGACCTCCAACCGCAACTTCGAGGGTCGCCAGGGCAAGGGCGGTCGCACCCACCTGCTCAGCCCGGAGATGGCCGCCGCCGCCGCCGTCGCCGGGCACCTCGCCGACGTCCGCGAGCTCGGTCCGGTCAGCCCCGCGGAGGTCGCGTAG